A genomic segment from Aspergillus chevalieri M1 DNA, chromosome 7, nearly complete sequence encodes:
- a CDS encoding ThiJ/PfpI family protein (COG:S;~EggNog:ENOG410PNCK;~InterPro:IPR029062;~MEROPS:MER0031431), with the protein MSKPKFLIVLSSQGMIPSNRATTGWYLSELAHPYTILSPHLDLTISSPQGGEAPLDPASASQQILETDPVAREFLEQNRGLWTRTVPLREVVSRVTEGKFMGVFFVGGHGPMYDLPTHPSNLAILQSLASTFTPYPKVIAAVCHGPAALLNATTPAGIPLLSGSTVTGFSNEEEEIVGMHNVLPFELQTELERVTASASAPATAPGAGRGGGKGGYLKAEKAWGEKVVVSKSADTGAGMGGAFVVTGQNPASAAGVARRVLEVLGLG; encoded by the exons ATGTCCAAGCCAAAATTCCTCATCGTCCTAAGCTCCCAGGGCATGATCCCATCCAACCGCGCAACAACCGGCTGGTACCTG TCCGAACTAGCCCACCCCTACACAATTCTCTCCCCGCATCTAGACTTAACAATCTCCTCCCCCCAAGGCGGCGAAGCACCTCTCGACCCTGCTTCCGCCAGCCAACAAATCCTAGAAACCGACCCCGTGGCGCGAGAGTTTCTAGAGCAGAATCGAGGTCTTTGGACGAGGACTGTTCCGTTACGGGAGGTTGTGAGCCGGGTTACGGAAGGGAAGTTTATGGGCGTGTTTTTTGTGGGTGGGCATGGGC CGATGTATGATTTACCGACACATCCGTCTAATCTTGCTATATTGCAATCACTCGCCTCGACATTCACTCCCTATCCAAAAGTAATCGCGGCGGTATGCCACGGTCCCGCTGCATTGCTTAACGCTACCACGCCCGCCGGCATCCCATTACTTTCCGGTAGCACGGTAACCGGGTTCTCgaatgaagaggaggaaataGTAGGTATGCATAATGTGTTGCCGTTTGAGTTGCAGACGGAGCTTGAGCGGGTtactgcttctgcttctgctcctgCTACTGCTCCTGGGGCAGGTAGAGGTGGAGGTAAGGGAGGGTATTTGAAAGCTGAGAAGGCGTGGGGGGAGAAAGTGGTTGTGTCGAAGAGCGCGGATACGGGGGCAGGCATGGGAGGTGCGTTTGTGGTTACGGGACAGAATCCGGCGAGTGCGGCGGGGGTTGCGAGAAGGGTTCTTGAGGTTTTGGGGTTGGGGTGA
- a CDS encoding putative sucrose transporter (COG:G;~EggNog:ENOG410PKCY;~InterPro:IPR036259;~PFAM:PF13347;~TransMembrane:12 (i20-38o58-79i91-109o129-154i175-193o205-224i259-279o310-333i367-385o391-413i489-513o541-558i)): MPQAARWVGTPSIKGRNESARMALLTFSLLGLQFTWSIEMTYCTPYLLQLGLTKSRTSLVWIAGPLSGLVIQPLIGVIADRSRSKYGRRRPFMIVGSFIVAACLLLLGWTSEIVNAFVKDPEKSQSATIALAVLSIYAVDFAINIVQACCRSLIVDTLPIPLQQSGSAWAGRMSAIGQLVGYAVGSIDTVRIFGSLIGDTQFKQMTVIAALFLIGSVLVTSYSVKERILITARDSDGEAGAMQVISQLLKTTMELPPRIQAICWAQFWAWIGWFPFLFYSTTWVGETYFRYEVPKGTTQSDDILGEVGRIGSLSLVVFSSITFIGSVILPFCVQSPDHKRSRFTPRPPPGVAALLTKITAIRPDLQTTWWMSHFVFAVTMIMAPFARSRAFATALVAVCGVPWAVASWAPFAFMGVEINKLAMDPSLTARYSGVQMITSSSIRTGNYADPNTDTEMDILRLNHHHDMDSDSDDEDPTSSVPSTGELAGIYLGVLNVYTTLPQFVGTFISWIVFSILEPANAKRDDNSQEAMWMNLDKNSPNAISVCLFIGALSALVASEATRRMRYAR, encoded by the exons ATGCCGCAGGCTGCAAGATGGGTGGGCACGCCGTCCATCAAGGGACGGAATGAGTCCGCGCGGATGGCTCTGTTGACATTCAGTTTGTTGGGTTTACA ATTTACCTGGAGTATTGAGATGACAT ACTGTACGCCGTACCTCCTGCAGCTCGGTCTCACCAAGTCCCGAACGTCGCTTGTGTGGATTGCCGGTCCTCTCTCGGGTTTGGTCATTCAGCCTCTCATTGGAGTTATCGCGGATCGATCTCGATCGAAATATGGAAGACGCAGGCCGTTTATGATTGTGGGTTCGTTCATTGTCGCTGCATgtctgctgttgctggggTGGACGTCGGAGATTGTCAACGCGTTCGTCAAGGATCCGGAGAAG TCCCAGAGTGCTACGATAGCTCTTGCGGTTCTGAGTATCTATGCCGTTGACTTTGCGATCAACATCG TACAAGCATGCTGTCGCAGTCTGATTGTCGATACATTACCAATTCCATTACAGCAATCCGGATCAGCCTGGG CGGGCAGAATGTCAGCCATTGGACAGCTTGTTGGTTATGCTGTCGGCTCAATCGACACTGTTAGAATATTCGGTTCTCTAATCGGTGATACGCAATTCAAGCAGATGACGGTCATCGCGGCGCTCTTTCTGATCGGGTCTGTCCTGGTTACGTCCTATTCGGTGAAGGAGAGAATTTTGATCACAGCAAG GGATAGTGATGGCGAAGCAGGCGCCATGCAGGTGATCTCTCAACTCCTCAAGACCACCATGGAGCTCCCACCTCGCATTCAGGCTATCTGCTGGGCTCAATTTTGGGCATGGATTGGCTGGTTCCCGTTCCTCTTCTACAGTACCACGTGGGTTGGTGAGACGTACTTTCGGTATGAGGTGCCTAAAGGAACGACTCAATCGGACGACATTCTTGGCGAAGTCGGTCGCATTGGCAGTCTGTCGCTGGTTGTATTCTCATCCATCACGTTCATCGGATCCGTCATCTTGCCTTTCTGCGTCCAGTCTCCCGATCACAAACGATCGAGGTTTACTCCACGTCCACCACCAGGAGTCGCAGCGTTGCTAACGAAGATTACGGCAATTCGCCCCGACCTGCAAACGACTTGGTGGATGTCACATTTTGTCTTTGCGGTAACGATGATCATGGCGCCCTTTGCGCGATCTCGCGCCTTTGCAACAGCATTGGTAGCTGTGTGTGGTGTCCCATGGGCCGTGGCCTCCTGGGCGCCATTCGCGTTTATGGGCGTGGAAATCAACAAACTCGCCATGGATCCTTCTTTGACCGCGCGCTATTCCGGTGTCCAGATGATCACATCCTCTAGCATTCGCACAGGCAATTATGCAGATCCAAACACAGACACGGAAATGGACATACTCCGTCTCAACCACCACCATGATATGGACAGCGATTCAGACGATGAAGACCCAACGTCTAGCGTCCCATCTACCGGCGAACTGGCTGGAATCTACCTAGGTGTGCTAAACGTCTACACAACTCTCCCCCAATTCGTCGGCACCTTCATCAGCTGGATCGTCTTTAGCATCCTAGAACCAGCAAACGCCAAGCGCGACGACAACTCGCAGGAAGCAATGTGGATGAATCTAGATAAAAACTCGCCAAACGCTATCTCGGTGTGCTTGTTCATTGGCGCACTGAGTGCGTTGGTGGCTTCTGAAGCTACGAGAAGGATGAGATATGCGAGGTAG
- the ZWF1 gene encoding glucose-6-phosphate dehydrogenase (BUSCO:EOG09261N64;~COG:G;~EggNog:ENOG410PHEK;~InterPro:IPR019796,IPR022675,IPR022674,IPR001282, IPR036291;~PFAM:PF00479,PF02781;~go_function: GO:0004345 - glucose-6-phosphate dehydrogenase activity [Evidence IEA];~go_function: GO:0016614 - oxidoreductase activity, acting on CH-OH group of donors [Evidence IEA];~go_function: GO:0050661 - NADP binding [Evidence IEA];~go_process: GO:0006006 - glucose metabolic process [Evidence IEA];~go_process: GO:0055114 - oxidation-reduction process [Evidence IEA]), translated as MASTITRTDERQNAGTIELKDNTVIVVLGASGDLAKKKTFPALFGLYRNKFLPKDIKIVGYARTKMDQEEYLKRVRSYIKVPTKEIEEQLDSFCKLCTYVSGQYDQDDSFINLNNHLDEVEKGQKEQHRVFYMALPPSVFITVSDQLKRNCYPKNGLARIIVEKPFGKDLQSSRDLQKALEPNWKEEEIFRIDHYLGKEMVKNILIMRFGNEFFNATWNRHHIDNVQITFKEPFGTEGRGGYFDEFGIIRDVMQNHLLQVLTLLAMERPISFSAEDIRDEKVRVLRAMDAIEPKNVIIGQYGKSLDGSKPAYKEDDTVPKESRCPTFCAMAAYIKNERWDGVPFIMKAGKALNEQKTEIRIQFRDVTSGIFKDIPRNELVIRVQPNESIYTKMNSKLPGLSMQTVVTELDLTYRRRFSDLKIPEAYESLILDALKGDHSNFVRDDELDASWRIFTPLLHYLDDNKEIIPMEYPYGSRGPAVLDDFTASFGYKFSDAAGYQWPMTSAPNRL; from the exons ATGGCCAGCACAATCACACGGACTGACGAGCGCCAGAATGCTGG CACCATTGAGCTCAAGGACAACACCGTCATTGTTGTCCTAGGTGCCTCGGGTGATCTGGCAAAGAAGAAGACT TTCCCTGCTCTCTTTGGTCTC TATCGCAACAAATTCCTCCCCAAGGACATCAAGATCGTTGGATATGCCCGGACAAAGATGGACCAGGAAGAATACCTTAAGCGTGTGCGATCCTACATCAAGGTCCCGACCAAGGAAATCGAAGAGCAGCTCGACAGCTTCTGCAAGCTCTGCACCTACGTTTCCGGTCAGTACGACCAGGACGACTCTTtcatcaacctcaacaacCACCTCGATGAGGTCGAGAAAGGCCAGAAGGAGCAGCACAGAGTCTTCTACATGGCTCTGCCCCCCAGTGTTTTCATCACCGTCTCCGATCAACTGAAGCGCAACTGCTACCCGAAGAACGGTCTCGCCCGTATCATC GTTGAGAAGCCCTTCGGTAAGGACCTGCAGAGTTCGCGCGACCTCCAAAAGGCCCTTGAGCCCAACtggaaggaagaggagatcTTCCGTATCGACCACTACCTGGGTAAGGAGATGGTCAAGAACATTCTCATCATGCGCTTTGGCAACGAGTTCTTCAACGCCACCTGGAACCGTCACCACATCGACAACGTTCAG ATCACATTCAAGGAGCCATTTGGTACTGAGGGTCGTGGTGGTTACTTTGATGAATTCGGTATCATCCGTGATGTTATGCAGAACC ACCTTCTGCAGGTGTTGACCTTGCTCGCTATGGAGCGCcccatctccttctccgCTGAGGATATCCGTGACGAGAAGGTTCGCGTCCTGCGTGCTATGGACGCGATTGAGCCCAAGAACGTCATCATCGGCCAGTACGGCAAGTCGCTTGACGGCAGCAAGCCCGCCTACAAGGAGGACGACACCGTCCCCAAGGAATCTCGTTGCCCGACCTTCTGTGCCATGGCCGCTTACATCAAGAATGAGCGGTGGGATGGTGTTCCCTTCATCATGAAGGCCGGAAAGG CCCTCAACGAGCAGAAGACCGAGATCCGTATCCAGTTCCGTGACGTGACCTCCGGTATCTTCAAGGACATTCCTCGTAACGAGCTTGTCATCCGTGTGCAGCCCAACGAGTCGATCTACACCAAGATGAACTCCAAGCTGCCCGGTCTCTCCATGCAAACCGTTGTCACCGAGCTTGACCTCACCTACCGCCGCCGCTTCTCTGACCTTAAGATTCCCGAGGCTTACGAGTCGCTGATTCTCGACGCCCTCAAGGGTGACCACTCAAACTTTGTCCGTGACGACGAACTCGACGCCAGCTGGAGAATCTTCACTCCTCTCCTTCattaccttgacgacaacaaggagaTCATCCCCATGGAATACCCCTACG GCTCTCGTGGCCCCGCTGTGCTCGATGACTTCACCGCATCGTTTGGATACAAGTTCAGCGACGCTGCTGGGTACCAGTGGCCTATGACCTCCGCTCCTAACCGACTGTAG
- the RPL35B gene encoding 60S ribosomal protein eL33 (COG:J;~EggNog:ENOG410PPN6;~InterPro:IPR001780,IPR038661,IPR018266,IPR009000;~PFAM:PF01247;~go_component: GO:0005840 - ribosome [Evidence IEA];~go_function: GO:0003735 - structural constituent of ribosome [Evidence IEA];~go_process: GO:0006412 - translation [Evidence IEA]), with protein sequence MPSEHGHRLYVKGRHLSYQRSKHQVNPNTSLIKIDGVDNTDAANFYLGKKVAFVYRAKREVRGSNIRVIWGKVTRSHGNSGVVRAQFRHNLPPQSFGASVRVMLYPSNI encoded by the exons ATGCCTTCGGAACACGGTCACAGAC TTTACGTTAA GGGTCGTCACCTGAGCTACCAGCGCTCGAAGCACCAGGTCAACCCTAACACAAGTCTGATCAAGATCGACGGTGTTGACAACACTGACGCCGCCAA CTTCTACCTGGGCAAGAAGGTTGCTTTCGTCTACCGGGCAAAGCGTGAGGTTCGGGGTTCCAACATCCGGGTGATCTGGGGCAAGGTTACTCGGTCGCACG GTAACTCCGGTGTTGTGCGCGCACAGTTCCGCCACAACCTCCCTCCCCAGTCGTTCGGTGCCTCCGTCCGCGTCATGCTCTACCCCTCCAACATCTAA
- a CDS encoding uncharacterized protein (COG:S;~EggNog:ENOG410PQFF;~InterPro:IPR018809;~PFAM:PF10295), which yields MPKHNRGFSFGSKSSKSHRSSTSANRVALTESAEEKQRRNLQTKADPTLAMSELQPMAVALEKSNLGSLRDMAHKDQYGNVITDPDLSNPTRPRLERPLDTIRSFEVAIDGTYASNNANASRPASFVRNDEPSPGDFSRRTSYFGANAHPSRRGSYNDYNQPNNHYPYHQNTHPPRPRHPRMTSNQPYGTPRNAYAQNGRQNSYQNGYQNGSYDNITAMSGSGSGSGSHSEPYNGTDPSSVNSSIDQLQQQQQMQPQQGKGYGPGYDQPIAQPMAPPAPRHVFGLAPASDPSAGGPVGGQQAAAMGNRRHLRKATNDSEASAGSGKRKSWFKRKFSKS from the exons ATGCCTAAACACAATCGCGGTTTCAGTTTCGGGAGCAAATCTTCTAAGTCGCATCGCTCCAGCACTTCCGCCAACAGAGTCGCTCTTACGGAAAGTGCTGAGGAAAAGCAGAGGCGGAATTTGCAGACCAAAGCTGATCCGACGCTGGCCATGAgtgaattgcagccaa TGGCGGTCGCGCTTGAAAAATCCAATCTGGGCAGTTTGCGCGACATGGCGCACAAGGATCAGTATGGGAATGTCATCA CTGATCCCGACCTCTCCAATCCCACTCGTCCCCGTCTTGAGCGTCCTCTGGATACTATTCGCTCTTTCGAAGTCGCCATCGATGGAACCTACGCCAGCAACAACGCCAACGCCAGTCGTCCCGCCTCGTTTGTGAGAAATG ACGAGCCATCGCCAGGTGATTTCAGCCGTCGCACGAGTTACTTCGGAGCAAACGCACACCCCTCCCGTCGCGGCAGCTACAACGACTACAACCAACCCAACAACCACTACCCCTACCACCAGAACACCCACCCCCCTCGCCCACGCCATCCCCGCATGACCTCTAACCAGCCCTACGGCACCCCGCGCAACGCCTACGCACAGAACGGCCGCCAAAACAGCTACCAGAACGGATACCAGAACGGGTCGTACGATAACATCACGGCGATGTCGGGCTCAGGATCCGGGTCAGGAAGCCACTCTGAACCGTACAACGGCACCGACCCCAGCTCTGTGAACAGTTCTATCGACCagctccagcagcagcaacaaatgCAGCCACAGCAGGGCAAGGGATACGGACCGGGGTATGACCAGCCAATCGCACAACCAATGGCACCGCCTGCTCCGCGACACGTTTTTGGATTGGCGCCAGCGTCAGATCCCAGCGCTGGGGGACCGGTTGGTGGTCAGCAAGCGGCGGCTATGGGTAACCGGCGGCATTTGCGCAAAGCGACGAATGACTCCGAAGCTAGTGCGGGCAGCGGTAAGCGCAAGAGCTGGTTTAAGCGGAAGTTCAGCAAGTCTTGA
- a CDS encoding DUF3602 domain-containing protein (COG:S;~EggNog:ENOG410PS0S;~InterPro:IPR022024;~PFAM:PF12223), whose amino-acid sequence MGERDNVKTHTHIPSLDSRPHNERNEPIVSHGRGGQGNIAPDPTPYVDAAIVREGPYGDQGDGAYSAGRGGAGNINSQHVPPTTSVPHDAVIVPEPAIVPTSGEGDFHVGRGGQGNVHLDKEHAKEKEEKKEERKRIGMSLLDKVKHLFGFGK is encoded by the exons ATGGGCGAACGTGACAATGTAAAAACCCACACCCACATCCCATCCCTCGACTCGCGGCCTCACAACGAAAGAAACGAACCGATTGTTTCGCATGGTCGAGGAG GACAAGGGAATATAGCACCGGATCCAACGCC GTACGTCGACGCTGCTATCGTCCGCGAAGGACCGTATGGTGATCAGGGTGATGGTGCTTATTCCGCTGGT CGCGGCGGAGCAGGAAACATCAACTCCCAACACGTTCCCCCAACAACCAGCGTTCCGCACGATGCCGTCATCGTCCCCGAGCCCGCGATTGTACCGACCTCCGGTGAGGGGGATTTTCATGTTGGT CGCGGCGGCCAAGGAAACGTGCACCTGGACAAAGAACAcgccaaagaaaaagaggagaagaaggaggagaggaaaCGGATTGGGATGAGCTTGTTGGATAAGGTGAAACATTTGTTTgggtttgggaagtag
- a CDS encoding putative mitochondrial phosphate carrier protein (COG:C;~EggNog:ENOG410PFFI;~InterPro:IPR018108,IPR023395;~PFAM:PF00153), which translates to MLPSEDTVNAIFPNPLQNRMQPADPAPTKRQPFPAWSAIEETKKATNAVTSEASREFDLASQKAQSKTGHIEPWSGKYYAACTFGGLLACGLTHTAVTPLDLIKCRRQVDANLYKGNLEAFSKIRAVEGMRGVFTGWSPTFFGYSAQGAFKYGGYEYFKKFYSDLVGPEKAAQWKTSLYLAASASAELIADVALCPFEAVKVRTQTTIPPDIRGTFTGLADVISKEGYGGLYKGLYPLWGRQIPYTMMKFASFETIVEKIYSYLPGQKSDYNKGAQTAVAFSGGYLAGILCAVVSHPADVMVSKLNAGRKPGEAFGAAMGRIYKDIGFGGLWNGLFVRIVMVGTLTGLQWMIYDSFKIFMGLPTTGGGQEKQSK; encoded by the exons ATGCTACCATCCGAGGACACAGTTAATGCTATTTTCCCCAATCCTCTGCAGAACAGGATGCAACCAGCAGACCCTGCCCCCACGAAGCGTCAACCCTTCCCGGCTTGGAGCGCAATTGAAGAAACCAAGAAAGCTACCAACGCCGTAACCTCCGAAGCATCCCGAGAATTCGACCTCGCCAGCCAAAAAGCGCAATCCAAGACCGGTCATATCGAGCCATGGAGTGGGAAGTACTATGCGGCTTGCACGTTTGGTGGACTGTTGGCTTGC GGCTTGACACATACTGCCGTGACGCCGTTGGATTTGATCAAGTGTCGACGACAGGTCGATGCGAACCTGTATAAGGGTAACCTGGAGGCTTTTAGCAAGATTCGTGCTGTGGAGGGGATGAGGGGTGTGTTTACGGGCTGGAGTCCGACCTTCTTTGGATATAGC GCCCAAGGTGCGTTCAAGTACGGCGGATATGAATACTTCAAGAAATTCTACAGTGATCTCGTCGGTCCCGAGAAGGCAGCGCAGTGGAAGACATCCTTGTACCTTGCCGCTAGTGCATCTGCTGAATTGATCGCGGATGTTGCGCTGTGCCCATTCGAAGCTGTAAAGGTGCGCACGCAGACGACGATTCCACCGGATATCAGAGGAACCTTTACCGGGCTGGCAGATGTCATTTCGAAAGAGGGTTATGGAGG TCTGTACAAGGGTCTCTACCCCCTCTGGGGCCGCCAAATCCCCTACACAATGATGAAGTTCGCCTCTTTCGAAACCATTGTTGAGAAAATCTACTCGTACCTCCCGGGCCAGAAATCCGACTATAACAAAGGCGCTCAGACCGCAGTTGCTTTCAGCGGTGGTTACCTAGCCGGTATTCTCTGCGCCGTGGTCTCGCACCCGGCTGATGTGATGGTGAGTAAGTTGAACGCGGGCCGGAAGCCAGGCGAGGCGTTTGGCGCTGCCATGGGCCGAATCTACAAGGATATTGGGTTCGGAGGATTGTGGAATGGATTGTTTGTAAGAATTGTTATGGTTGGAACACTG ACCGGCTTGCAATGGATGATCTACGACTCATTCAAAATCTTCATGGGCCTTCCGACGACCGGCGGCGGCCAAGAAAAGCAGTCAAAATAG
- a CDS encoding putative cystathionine beta-synthase (beta-thionase) (COG:S;~EggNog:ENOG410PNSC;~InterPro:IPR000644), which translates to MASYVASEALAQQQSADTAKVPQGRWADKYRGATVEDLDPPPALSVSPKDSISSALLAAYERDYTHLTVISSTRSLIGYLSIPHLKKLLQDGTVKESETVSSAMQRFNRKRGIYRVITMETPLEELEEFFETEIGGNGEKREKQGFAVVTDASRKFVLGVATKADLEEFVKRRPT; encoded by the exons ATGGCCTCGTACGTCGCAAGCGAGGCGCTCGCCCAGCAGCAATCTGCTGATACTGCAAAAGTTCCCCAGGGCCGCTGGGCGGACAAGTACCGCGGG GCCACCGTCGAAGACCTAGACCCTCCGCCAGCCCTCTCCGTCTCTCCTAAAGActccatctcctccgccCTTCTGGCCGCCTACGAACGCGACTACACCCACTTGACCGTTATCTCCTCGACACGCTCCCTCATCGGATACCTCAGCATTCCGCATCTCAAGAAACTACTCCAAGATGGCACCGTGAAGGAATCAGAAACCGTCTCGTCGGCCATGCAGCGATTCAACCGCAAACGGGGAATATACCGAGTCATCACTATGGAGACACCATTGGAGGAACTGGAAGAGTTCTTTGAGACTGAGATTGGGGGGAATGGAGAAAAGCGAGAGAAGCAGGGGTTTGCGGTTGTTACGGATGCTTCTAGAAAGTTTGTGTTGGGTGTTGCGACCAAGGCAGACTTGGAGGAGTTTGTGAAGAGGAGGCCGACATAA
- the VMA21 gene encoding vacuolar ATPase assembly integral membrane protein vma21 (COG:U;~EggNog:ENOG410PS81;~InterPro:IPR019013;~PFAM:PF09446;~TransMembrane:2 (i35-56o68-89i);~go_process: GO:0070072 - vacuolar proton-transporting V-type ATPase complex assembly [Evidence IEA]) yields MSSRRPEKSYADAVASAPKDAPANSDVTPAVPANVIFKLLGFTLAMVAAPIGMYFLTVNSIFSGNSTWAGVTAAVAANVVLFAYIFVAWQEDQGERAAEGKKAQ; encoded by the exons ATGTCCAGCCGTCGTCCTGAGAAGTCATATGCTGACGCTGTGGCCTCTGCGCCGAAAGACGCTCCAGCCAACTCTGATGTCACGCCCGCCGTTCCTGC CAATGTCATCTTCAAACTCCTAGGCTTCACTCTCGCTATGGTTGCGGCCCCCATTGGCATGTACTTCTTGACTGTGAACTCCATTTTCAGTG GAAACTCCACATGGGCCGGGGTTACAGCAGCAGTGGCCGCGAATGTTGTCCTGTTTGCTTATATCTTCGTCGCATGGCAGGAGGATCAAGGCGAAAGAGCTgcggaggggaagaaagCCCAGTGA